A stretch of Pygocentrus nattereri isolate fPygNat1 chromosome 8, fPygNat1.pri, whole genome shotgun sequence DNA encodes these proteins:
- the LOC108442731 gene encoding uncharacterized protein LOC108442731 translates to MFSALLFCWAALKLHAPGTCYPLQQAPSTSEVLEGDSEEHRQVKTKSSTEYLMEKYYNERGWKTFYPGFKGIFTYLENQPKGCFSVLNVKRKMFFCLDSKRKLYASVDDSDENCRFHYVKRHKHYAVFRSCRGKMLVILRQMKARMHTYSSSELSSGLLIKQHKKHTNRRKRRSWHIDPSDPLGCEYPVVRAINSQRRQPLHGGNVSKETIAFVEDPFHVVSPGPLSPSQESMKNRRGRL, encoded by the exons ATGTTCTCAGCACTTCTCTTTTGTTGGGCTGCTCTTAAACTTCATGCTCCAGGCACATGCTACCCTCTCCAGCAGGCACCCTCAACATCGGAGGTCTTGGAAGGAGACTCTGAAGAGCACAGACAAGTGAAGACAAAAAGCTCTACAGAATATTTAATGGAGAAATACTACAACGAAAGAGGATGGAAGACCTTTTATCCAGGTTTTAAAG GAATCTTCACCTACTTGGAGAATCAACCTAAAGGCTGCTTCTCAGTTCTGAATGTCAAAAGGAAGATGTTCTTTTGTTTGGATTCCAAAAGAAAGTTATACGCTTCT GTGGATGACAGCGACGAGAACTGCCGGTTTCATTATGTCAAAAGACACAAACATTATGCTGTGTTTCGGTCCTGCAGGGGTAAAATGTTGGTTATCCTTCGACAGATGAAGGCCAGAATGCACACATACAGTTCATCAGAGCTCTCTAGTGGCCTCttgataaaacaacacaaaaaacacacaaaccgTAGAAAGAGACGCAGCTGGCACATCGATCCGTCTGACCCCTTAGGATGCGAGTATCCAGTTGTGAGAGCAATCAACAGTCAAAGAAGACAACCACTTCACGGAGGTAATGTTTCCAAGGAGACCATCGCTTTTGTTGAAGACCCCTTCCATGTGGTTTCACCTGGTCCATTAAGTCCATCACAGGAAAGCATGAAAAACAGGAGAGGCAGACTCTGA
- the fgf6a gene encoding fibroblast growth factor 6a codes for MSRESSSSSSTSAAAASSSSASVVALLLLGFVVGAVRSYPINATAAEASARDRTVVVAALPRVSWEKDYLLGVKRVRRLYCNTGIGFHLQVLPDGTINGAHDENPHSLIEISAVDRGVVSLYGVKSQLFVAMNRRGRLYGTSVFRDECKFKETLLPNNYNAYESSIYKGFYIALSKHGRQKRGYKATPAMTVTHFLPRL; via the exons ATGTCCCgcgagagcagcagcagcagcagcacctccGCCGCCGCCGCCTCTTCCTCCTCCGCGTCCGTCGTCGCGCTCCTGCTCCTGGGCTTCGTGGTCGGCGCCGTGCGCTCCTACCCGATCAACGCGACGGCGGCTGAAGCGAGCGCGCGGGACAGAACCGTCGTCGTCGCGGCGCTCCCGCGCGTCAGCTGGGAGAAGGACTATCTGCTGGGCGTGAAGCGGGTGCGGAGGCTCTACTGCAACACGGGCATCGGGTTTCACCTGCAGGTGCTCCCGGACGGCACGATAAACGGCGCGCACGACGAGAACCCACACA GTCTGATTGAGATCTCGGCGGTAGACAGAGGAGTGGTTAGTCTCTATGGGGTGAAAAGTCAGCTGTTTGTGGCAATGAACAGAAGAGGAAGGTTATACGGGACG AGTGTCTTCCGTGATGAGTGCAAGTTCAAGGAGACATTGCTTCCAAACAACTACAATGCCTATGAGTCTTCCATATATAAGGGCTTCTACATCGCCCTGAGCAAACACGGCCGTCAGAAAAGAGGCTACAAGGCCACTCCGGCTATGACTGTCACGCATTTCCTCCCTCGATTATGA
- the LOC108442730 gene encoding solute carrier family 45 member 3 — translation MPGWRSQWRLVLLNLLTCGLEICVAAGITYVPPLLLEAGVEEKYMTMVLGIGPVLGLLFIPLIGSASDHCNSIYGRRRPFIWLLSLGVLLALLIIPHADVLAVHLSWGSSRSNQALQIGLLILGVGLLDFCGQVCFTPLEALLSDLYREREDCAQAFAMFSFMVSLGGCVGYLLPALDWSGGLLAYYLGGQAECLFTLLILIFIVSVLVTMKVSEEPSCRPLVPEAGPSNAGRCGPRSCCYVLQCKLRLLKSGPLLCFLRTCWSMTPAIYRSYCHVPRVMRQLCVAQLCSWMAVMSFMLFYTDFVGEGLYEGVPSAAPGTVLRQRYDEGIRMGSLGLFLQCATSTFFSLVMSRLVHVFGSRKVYLSSMVSFTVSALIICLSKSVLLVTAMSALTGFAYATLQTLPYTLTCHYHKEKEVYMQTKKTHKSGLSITHESVCLTLDDDTGDLNHKSGYANGHVHYDQEYYPSQHSQNGTPPALGSDDYDKRGVGLDFAILDSTFLLSQVFPTFFMGMIVQFTQSVTAYVASSAIFGAIGVYFATHIIFDQKDLKE, via the exons ATGCCTGGATGGAGGTCCCAGTGGCGTCTGGTGCTACTCAACCTGCTGACCTGTGGCCTGGAGATCTGCGTGGCAGCTGGAATCACCTATGTGCCCCCGCTGCTGTTGGAGGCTGGTGTGGAGGAGAAGTACATGACCATGGTGCTGG GCATTGGTCCTGTCCTGGGCCTCCTCTTCATCCCTCTCATTGGCTCAGCCAGTGACCACTGCAACAGCATCTATGGCCGCCGCCGGCCCTTCATCTGGCTGCTTTCGCTTGGTGTTCTCCTGGCTCTCCTCATCATCCCCCACGCTGATGTCCTGGCCGTTCACCTCAGCTGGGGCAGCAGCCGCTCGAACCAGGCCCTCCAGATAGGCCTGCTCATCCTGGGCGTGGGCCTGCTGGACTTTTGCGGTCAGGTGTGCTTCACGCCACTGGAGGCACTGTTGTCTGATCTATACCGTGAGCGCGAGGACTGTGCCCAGGCCTTCGCCATGTTCTCCTTCATGGTCAGTCTGGGTGGCTGCGTCGGCTACCTGTTGCCCGCACTGGACTGGAGCGGTGGCCTCTTGGCCTACTACCTGGGTGGGCAGGCCGAGTGTCTTTTCaccctcctcatcctcatcttcATTGTCAGCGTGCTGGTCACCATGAAGGTGTCGGAGGAGCCTTCCTGCAGACCACTGGTGCCGGAGGCCGGGCCATCGAATGCCGGACGCTGTGGCCCTCGCTCTTGCTGCTACGTGTTACAGTGTAAACTCAGACTTCTGAAGTCTGGTCCACTGCTGTGCTTTCTCAGGACTTGCTGGTCCATGACCCCAGCAATTTACAGGAGCTACTGCCACGTTCCGCGAGTCATGAGGCAGCTGTGTGTGGCTCAGTTGTGCAGCTGGATGGCCGTCATGTCCTTCATGCTCTTCTATACGGACTTTGTGGGCGAGGGACTGTATGAAGGAGTGCCCAGTGCTGCTCCGGGCACTGTGCTCAGACAGCGATATGATGAAG GCATCCGTATGGGCAGCCTGGGGCTGTTCCTACAATGTGCTACCTCAACTTTCTTCTCGCTGGTCATGAGCCGGCTGGTGCATGTGTTTGGCTCCAGAAAGGTCTACCTGAGCAGCATGGTGTCCTTCACCGTCTCGGCATTGATCATTTGTCTGTCCAAGAGTGTGCTACTGGTCACTGCCATGTCTGCGCTCACAGGGTTTGCTTATGCCACTCTGCAGACTCTGCCGTACACGCTCACCTGCCACTACCATAAAGAGAAGGAG GTGTACATGCAGACCAAAAAGACGCACAAGAGTGGACTGAGCATCACCCATGAGTCCGTATGTCTCACATTAGATGATGACACTGGTGATCTGAACCATAAGAGCGGCTATGCTAATGGCCATGTACACTATGACCAGGAATATTACCCCTCTCAGCACAGTCAGAATGGTACGCCTCCTGCTCTGGGATCAGATGATTATGACAAACGGGGGGTGGGCTTGGATTTTGCCATTCTGGACAGCACCTTCCtgctctctcaggtcttccCTACCTTCTTCATGGGCATGATCGTCCAGTTCACACAGTCAGTCACTGCCTACGTTGCCTCTTCTGCCATTTTCGGTGCAATTGGTGTTTATTTTGCCACACACATTATCTTTGACCAAAAGGATCTTAAAGAGTGA